The following coding sequences are from one Carassius auratus strain Wakin chromosome 47, ASM336829v1, whole genome shotgun sequence window:
- the LOC113065176 gene encoding mucin-2 isoform X3, translating to MFQFIIFIGLALLIGKSIPTAAEATSTTVTESPTTPASTSESITTAESTTTETTSTTLTVTPTTPASTSESTTTAEPATTITTSTTLTETSTTPASTSESTTTAESTTTETLSTTLTESPTTPASTSESTTTAEPTTTVTTSTTLTETPTTPASTSESTTTAESTTETKSTTLTETATTPASTSESTKTAEPMTTVTTSTTVTETPTTPASTSESTKTAEPTTTVTTSTSTPVTETPTTPASTSESTTTVETSSTTVTESPTTPASTSESTTTETTSTTLTVTPTTPASISESTTTETTSITLTVTPTTPASTSESTTTKTTSTTLTVRPTTPASISESTTTETTSITLTVTPTRPASTSESTTTAESTTTETTSTTLTETPTTPASTSVSTTTADPTTETTSTTVTETPTTPASTSESTTTAEPTATETTSTTVTETPTTPASTSESTKTVESTTTETTSTTVTETPTTPASTSVSTTTADPTTETTSTTVTETPTTPASTSESTTTAEPTATETTSTTVTVTPTTPASTSESTTTAEPTTETTSTTVTETQTTPASTSESTTTAKSTTTETTPTTLTETPTTSASTSESTITAESTTTVTTSTTVTETPTTPASTSEPTKTAEPTTTVTTPTTVTETPTTPASTSESTTTVETSSTTVKETPTTTASTSESTTTETTSTTLTVTPTTPASTSESTTTSELTTETTSTTVTETPTLPASTSESTTTAKSTTTETTSITLTVTPTRPASTAGPTTTVTTSTTVTETPTTPASTSESTTFEMSSTTVTRQTQASISESTTTAEPTTETTSTTVTESPTTPASTSESTTTAESTTTETTSTTLTVTPTTPASTSESTTTAEPTATETTSTTVTETPTTPASTSESTKTVESTTTETTSTTVTETPTTPASTSVSTTTADPTTETTSTTVTETPTTPASTSESTTTAEPTATETTSTTVTVTPTTPASTSESTTTAEPTTETTSTTVTETQTTPASTSESTTTAKSTTTETTPTTLTETPTTSASTSESTTTAESTTTVTTSTTVTETPTTPASTSEPTKTAEPTTTVTTPTTVTETPTTPASTSESTTTVETSSTTVKETPTTTASTSESTTTETTSTTLTVTPTTPASTSESTTTSELTTETTSTTVTETPTLPASTSESTTTETTSITLTVTPTRPASTAGPKTTVTTSTTVTETPTTPASTSESTTFEMSSTTVTRQTQASISESTTTAEPTTETTSTTVTESPTTPASTSESTTTAESTTTETTSTTLTVTPTMPASTSESTTTAEPTSTVTSSTTLTESPTTPAFTSESTTTAEPTTTVTTSTTLTEIPTTPASTSESTTTAESTTTETTSTTLTETPTMSASTSESTITAEPTTETTSTTVTESPTTPASTSESTTTAESTTTETTSTTLTVTPTTPASTSESTTTAEPTTTVTSSTTVTESPTTPAFMSESTTTAEPTTTVTTSTTLTEIPTTPASTSESTTTAESTTTETTSTTLTETPTMSASTSESTITAEPTTTVTTSTTLTERPTTPASTSESTTTVEISSTTVTESPTTPASTSESTTTETTSTTLTVTPTTPASISESTTTAEPTTETTSTTVTESPTTPASISESTKTAEPTTTVTTSTSTTVTETPTTPASTSESTTTVEISSTTVTESPTTPASISESTTTAEPATTVTTSPTVTDTPTMPASKSESTATAKSTTTETTPTTLTETPTTPASTSESTTTAESTTTETSSTNLTETPTTPASIYESTTTAEPTTTVTTSTTLKETPTTPASTSESTKTAEPTTTVTTSTTVTETPTTPASTSELTTTVEISSTTVTETPTMPASTSESTTTADPTTIETTSTTLTETPTTPASTSESTTTAESTTIETTSTTLTETPTTPVSTYESTTTAESTTTSTTLTETPTTPASTYISTTTAQSTTTETISTTLTETPTTPASTYISTTTADPTTIETTSTTLTETPTMPASTYKSTTTAEPTTTEITSTTVPVTPTTPASTSESTTTAESTTTETTSTTLTETPTTPASTSESTTTAESTTENIFTTLTETPTTPASTSESTTTAESTTTETTSTTPTETPTTPASTYKSTTTAEPTTTEITSTTPTETPTTPASTYKSTTTAEPTTTETTSTTVTETPTMPASTSESTTTADPTTIETTSTTVTITSTSPVTSESTTTARTTITSVTKSTAVIGTSTMPASTSESTTTAAEPTTTETTSTMVTETPTTSAAVISSALTSTTRKETPASTSEVTITQPTNQSTPSSPEAALQNTTAVAYVTFKIRSFVELSDDKIITYIEKFFDHLHTNSSGTIRITVKKSKTLLT from the exons ATGTttcagtttattatatttattggaTTGGCTTTACTGATTGGTAAATCAATACCAACAG CAGCTGAAGCTACATCTACAACTGTGACAGAATCACCAACTACACCAGCATCTACATctgaatcaataacaacagctgAATCAACAACAACTGAAACTACATCGACAACTCTAACAGTAACACCAACTACGCCAGCATCTACATCTGAATCAACTACAACAGCTGAACCAGCAACAACTATAACTACATCTACAACTCTAACAGAAACATCAACTACGCCAGCATCTACATCTGAATCAACTACAACAGCTGAATCAACAACAACTGAAACTTTATCTACAACTCTAACAGAATCACCAACTACGCCAGCATCTACATCTGAATCAACTACAACAGCTGAACCAACAACAACTGTAACTACATCTACAACTCTAACAGAAACACCAACTACACCAGCATCTACATCTGAATCAACAACAACAGCTGAATCAACAACTGAAACTAAATCTACAACTCTAACAGAAACAGCAACTACGCCAGCATctacatctgaatcaactaaaaCAGCTGAGCCAATGACAACTGTAACTACATCTACAACTGTAACAGAAACACCAACTACGCCAGCATctacatctgaatcaactaaaaCAGCTGAACCAACGACAACTGTAACTACATCTACATCTACACCTGTAACAGAAACACCAACTACGCCAGCATCTACATCTGAATCAACAACAACAGTTGAAACTTCATCTACAACTGTAACAGAATCACCAACTACACCAGCATCTACATCTGAATCAACAACAACTGAAACTACATCTACAACTCTAACAGTAACACCAACTACGCCAGCATCTATTTCTGAATCAACAACAACTGAAACTACATCTATAACTCTAACAGTAACACCAACTACACCAGCATCTACATCTGAATCAACAACAACTAAAACTACATCTACAACTCTAACAGTAAGACCAACTACACCAGCATCTATTTCTGAATCAACAACAACTGAAACTACATCTATAACTCTAACAGTAACACCAACTAGGCCAGCATCTACATCTGAATCAACAACAACAGCTGAATCAACAACAACTGAAACTACATCTACAACTCTAACAGAAACACCAACTACGCCAGCATCTACATCTGTATCAACTACAACAGCCGATCCAACAACTGAAACTACATCTACAACTGTAACAGAAACACCAACTACGCCAGCATCTACATCTGAATCAACTACAACAGCAGAACCAACAGCAACTGAAACTACATCTACAACTGTAACAGAAACACCAACTACGCCAGCATCTACATCTGAATCAACAAAAACAGTTGAATCAACAACAACTGAAACTACATCTACAACTGTAACAGAAACACCAACTACGCCAGCATCTACATCTGTATCAACTACAACAGCCGATCCAACAACTGAAACTACATCTACAACTGTAACAGAAACACCAACTACGCCAGCATCTACATCTGAATCAACTACAACAGCAGAACCAACAGCAACTGAAACTACATCTACAACTGTAACAGTAACCCCAACTACGCCAGCATCTACATCTGAATCAACTACAACAGCTGAACCAACAACTGAAACTACATCTACAACTGTAACAGAAACACAAACTACGCCAGCATCTACATCTGAATCAACTACAACAGCTAAATCAACAACAACTGAAACTACACCTACAACTCTAACAGAAACACCAACTACGTCAGCATctacatctgaatcaactatAACAGCTGAATCAACAACAACTGTAACTACATCTACAACTGTAACAGAAACACCAACTACGCCAGCATCTACATCTGAACCAACTAAAACAGCTGAACCAACGACAACTGTAACTACACCTACAACTGTAACAGAAACACCAACTACGCCAGCATCGACATCTGAATCAACAACAACAGTTGAAACTTCATCTACAACTGTAAAAGAAACACCAACTACAACAGCATCTACATCTGAATCAACAACAACTGAAACTACATCTACAACTCTAACAGTAACACCAACTACGCCAGCATCTACTTCTGAATCAACTACAACATCTGAACTAACAACTGAAACTACATCTACAACTGTAACAGAAACACCAACTTTGCCAGCATCTACATCTGAATCAACAACAACAGCTAAATCAACAACAACTGAAACTACATCTATAACTCTAACAGTAACACCAACTAGGCCAGCATCTACAGCTGGACCAACGACAACTGTAACTACATCTACAACTGTAACAGAAACACCAACTACGCCAGCATCTACATCTGAATCAACAACATTTGAAATGTCATCTACAACTGTAACACGCCAGACGCAAGCATCTATTTCTGAATCAACTACAACAGCTGAACCAACAACTGAAACTACATCTACAACTGTAACAGAATCACCAACTACACCAGCATCTACATCTGAATCAACAACAACAGCTGAATCAACAACAACTGAAACTACATCTACAACTCTAACAGTAACGCCAACTACGCCAGCATCTACATCTGAATCAACTACAACAGCTGAACCAACAGCAACTGAAACTACATCTACAACTGTAACAGAAACACCAACTACGCCAGCATCTACATCTGAATCAACAAAAACAGTTGAATCAACAACAACTGAAACTACATCTACAACTGTAACAGAAACACCAACTACGCCAGCATCTACATCTGTATCAACTACAACAGCCGATCCAACAACTGAAACTACATCTACAACTGTAACAGAAACACCAACTACGCCAGCATCTACATCTGAATCAACTACAACAGCAGAACCAACAGCAACTGAAACTACATCTACAACTGTAACAGTAACCCCAACTACGCCAGCATCTACATCTGAATCAACTACAACAGCTGAACCAACAACTGAAACTACATCTACAACTGTAACAGAAACACAAACTACGCCAGCATCTACATCTGAATCAACTACAACAGCTAAATCAACAACAACTGAAACTACACCTACAACTCTAACAGAAACACCAACTACGTCAGCATCTACATCTGAATCAACTACAACAGCTGAATCAACAACAACTGTAACTACATCTACAACTGTAACAGAAACACCAACTACGCCAGCATCTACATCTGAACCAACTAAAACAGCTGAACCAACGACAACTGTAACTACACCTACAACTGTAACAGAAACACCAACTACGCCAGCATCGACATCTGAATCAACAACCACAGTTGAAACTTCATCTACAACTGTAAAAGAAACACCAACTACAACAGCATCTACATCTGAATCAACAACAACTGAAACTACATCTACAACTCTAACAGTAACACCAACTACGCCAGCATCTACTTCTGAATCAACTACAACATCTGAACTAACAACTGAAACTACATCTACAACTGTAACAGAAACACCAACTTTGCCAGCATCTACATCTGAATCAACAACAACTGAAACTACATCTATAACTCTAACAGTAACACCAACTAGGCCAGCATCTACAGCTGGACCAAAGACAACTGTAACTACATCTACAACTGTAACAGAAACACCAACTACGCCAGCATCTACATCTGAATCAACAACATTTGAAATGTCATCTACAACTGTAACACGCCAGACGCAAGCATCTATTTCTGAATCAACTACAACAGCTGAACCAACAACTGAAACTACATCTACAACTGTAACAGAATCACCAACTACACCAGCATCTACATCTGAATCAACAACAACAGCTGAATCAACAACAACTGAAACTACATCTACAACTCTAACAGTAACGCCAACTATGCCAGCATCTACATCTGAATCAACTACAACAGCTGAACCAACATCAACTGTAACTTCATCTACAACTCTAACAGAATCACCAACTACGCCAGCATTTACGTCTGAATCAACTACAACAGCTGAACCAACAACAACTGTAACTACATCTACAACTCTAACAGAAATACCAACTACACCAGCATCTACATCTGAATCAACAACAACAGCTGAATCAACAACAACTGAAACTACATCTACAACTCTAACAGAAACACCAACTATGTCAGCATctacatctgaatcaactatAACAGCTGAACCAACAACTGAAACTACATCTACAACTGTAACAGAATCACCAACTACACCAGCATCTACATCTGAATCAACAACAACAGCTGAATCAACAACAACTGAAACTACATCTACAACTCTAACAGTAACGCCAACTACGCCAGCATCTACATCTGAATCAACTACAACAGCTGAACCAACAACAACTGTAACTTCATCTACAACTGTAACAGAATCACCAACTACGCCAGCATTTATGTCTGAATCAACTACAACAGCTGAACCAACAACAACTGTAACTACATCTACAACTCTAACAGAAATACCAACTACACCAGCATCTACATCTGAATCAACAACAACAGCTGAATCAACAACAACTGAAACTACATCTACAACTCTAACAGAAACACCAACTATGTCAGCATctacatctgaatcaactatAACAGCTGAACCAACGACAACTGTAACTACATCTACAACTTTAACAGAAAGACCAACTACGCCAGCATCTACATCTGAATCAACAACCACAGTTGAAATTTCATCTACAACTGTAACAGAATCACCAACTACACCAGCATCTACATCTGAATCAACAACAACTGAAACTACATCTACAACTCTAACAGTAACACCAACTACACCAGCATCTATTTCTGAATCAACTACAACAGCTGAACCAACAACTGAAACTACATCTACAACTGTAACAGAATCACCAACTACGCCAGCATCTATATCTGAATCAACTAAAACAGCTGAACCAACGACAACTGTAACTACATCTACATCTACAACTGTAACAGAAACACCAACTACGCCAGCATCTACATCCGAATCAACAACAACAGTTGAAATTTCATCTACAACTGTAACAGAATCACCAACTACACCAGCATCTATATCTGAATCAACTACAACAGCTGAACCAGCAACAACTGTAACTACATCTCCAACTGTAACAGACACACCAACTATGCCAGCATCTAAATCTGAATCAACAGCAACAGCTAAATCAACAACAACTGAAACTACACCTACAACTCTAACAGAAACACCAACTACACCAGCATCTACATCTGAATCAACTACAACAGCTGAATCAACAACAACTGAAACTTCATCTACAAATCTAACAGAAACACCAACTACACCAGCATCTATATATGAATCAACTACAACAG CTGAACCAACAACAACTGTAACTACATCTACAACTCTAAAAGAAACACCAACTACGCCAGCATctacatctgaatcaactaaaaCAGCTGAACCAACGACAACTGTAACTACATCTACAACTGTAACAGAAACACCAACTACGCCAGCATCTACATCCGAATTAACAACAACAGTTGAAATTTCATCTACAACTGTAACAGAAACACCAACTATGCCAGCATCTACATCTGAATCAACTACAACAGCTGATCCAACAACAATTGAAACTACATCTACAACTCTAACAGAAACACCAACTACGCCAGCATCTACATCTGAATCAACTACAACAGCTGAATCAACAACAATTGAAACTACATCTACAACTCTAACAGAAACACCAACTACGCCAGTATCTACATATGAATCAACTACAACAGCTGAATCAACAACAACATCTACAACTCTAACAGAAACACCAACTACGCCAGCATCTACATATATATCAACTACAACAGCTCAATCAACAACAACTGAAACTATATCTACAACTCTAACAGAAACACCAACAACGCCAGCATCTACATATATATCAACTACAACAGCTGATCCAACAACAATTGAAACTACATCTACAACTCTAACAGAAACACCAACTATGCCAGCATCTACATATAAATCAACTACAACAGCTGAACCAACAACAACTGAAATTACATCTACAACTGTACCAGTAACACCAACTACGCCAGCATCTACATCTGAATCAACTACAACAGCTGAATCAACAACAACTGAAACTACATCTACAACTCTAACAGAAACACCAACTACGCCAGCATCTACGTCTGAATCAACAACAACAGCTGAAtcaacaactgaaaatatatttacaactcTAACAGAAACACCAACTACGCCAGCATCTACATCTGAATCAACTACAACAGCTGAATCAACAACAACTGAAACTACATCTACAACTCCAACAGAAACACCAACTACGCCAGCATCTACATATAAATCAACTACAACAGCTGAACCAACAACAACTGAAATTACATCTACAACTCCAACAGAAACACCAACTACGCCAGCATCTACATATAAATCAACTACAACAGCTGAACCAACAACAACTGAAACTACATCTACAACTGTAACAGAAACACCAACTATGCCAGCATCTACTTCTGAATCAACTACAACAGCTGATCCAACAACAATTGAAACTACATCTACAACTGTAACAATAACATCAACCTCACCGGTGACATCCGAATCAACAACAACAGCCAGAACAACAATAACATCTGTAACCAAATCTACAGCTGTAATAGGAACATCAACTATGCCAGCATCTACATCTgaatcaacaacaacagcagcagaacCAACAACAACTGAAACTACATCTACAATGGTAACAGAAACACCAACTACATCAGCTGCAGTGATATCATCTGCATTAACATCCACAACTCGAAAAGAAACACCAGCATCTACCTCTGAAGTCACAATAACTCAACCAACCAATCAGTCAACACCCTCATCTCCAGAAGCTGCCCTGCAAA ATACGACAGCAGTTGCATATGTAACTTTCAAAATAAGATCCTTTGTTGAGCTGAGCGATGACAAAATCATTACATAtattgaaaag TTCTTCGATCACTTACACACAAACAGTAGTGGGACCATCAGGATTACTGTGAAGAAATCCAAAACATTGTTGACCTAA